One genomic segment of Actinoplanes ianthinogenes includes these proteins:
- a CDS encoding MmcQ/YjbR family DNA-binding protein yields the protein MDRPARITDVHELALGMPHVTVEHAIDNPVYQVGGKSFVFFRNPRPDAVDPETGERYTDVIVFWVESEADKQALIQDPATPFFTTAHFDGHPSVLLRASRVGELTRAELAEIVQDAWLSRASARRAAAWLRSRDVAGGAEQGQGT from the coding sequence ATGGACAGGCCGGCCCGGATCACGGACGTGCACGAGCTCGCGCTCGGCATGCCGCACGTCACGGTCGAGCACGCCATCGACAATCCGGTCTATCAGGTGGGCGGGAAATCGTTCGTCTTCTTCCGCAATCCGCGGCCGGACGCGGTCGACCCGGAGACCGGCGAGCGGTACACCGACGTCATCGTCTTCTGGGTCGAGTCGGAGGCGGACAAGCAGGCCCTGATCCAGGATCCGGCCACCCCGTTCTTCACCACCGCCCACTTCGACGGCCACCCGTCGGTCCTGCTGCGAGCCTCCCGGGTCGGCGAGCTGACCCGGGCCGAGCTGGCCGAGATCGTTCAGGATGCCTGGCTGTCCCGCGCCTCGGCGCGCCGCGCGGCCGCCTGGCTGCGGTCACGCGACGTGGCGGGCGGGGCGGAGCAGGGTCAGGGCACGTAG